A single genomic interval of Penaeus vannamei isolate JL-2024 chromosome 33, ASM4276789v1, whole genome shotgun sequence harbors:
- the LOC138867907 gene encoding uncharacterized protein, giving the protein MSCMDSMFDKITQSIQLEFKYNSDATNCVRVICVEIEHSAVDGWLRRALCGKGVKTRFSTEGMRDGTILGRRQTPSPVLASVRHKGQTGSAGPGELGEGDILGQQQQQQQQDGAKEDNHWEKQRGRQTFTYTAAGTSGAAASVSPGSQSSLAFLLPVLVFLFHLPPLFLSLPPLFLSLPPSLRLFRVSPAAVGAPLPAPPRPRPRPRARGMQGREENGVISVTCGYGDGGQSGD; this is encoded by the exons ATGAGTTGCATGGATTCAATG TTTGATAAGATTACACAGTCAATCCAATTAGAATTCAAGTATAATTCTGACGCAACTAACTGTGTCCGAGTGATCTGCGTGGAAATAGAACACAGTGCAGTTGATGGCTGGTTGAGGAGGGCTCTGTGTGGGAAAGGAGT CAAAACCCGTTTCTCCAcagagggaatgagggatggcACTATCCTCGGCCGACGTCAGACTCCAAGTCCGGTTTTGGCCTCTGTAAGGCACAAGG GTCAGACTGGGTCGGCTGGTCCCGGGGAGTTGGGCGAGGGGGACATCCTgggtcagcagcagcagcagcagcagcaggacggtGCAAAGGAGGACAACCACTGGGAGAAGCAGAGAGGTCGACAGACTTTCACTTACACTGCTGCCG GTACCTCCGGCGCCGCAGCCTCCGTCTCGCCAGGAAGCCAGAGCTCCTTGGCCTTCCTCCTGCCCGTCCTCGTCTTCCtgttccaccttcctcctctcttcctctcccttcctcctctcttcctctcccttcccccgtcccttcgTCTCTTCCGCGTCTCTCCCGCTGCCGTGGGGGCGCCGCTCCCTgctcctccccgcccccgcccccgccccaggGCAAGAGGGatgcaaggaagagaggaaaatggcgtAATTAGTGTCACTTGTGGGTATGGAGATGGCGGCCAAAGCGGAGACTAG
- the LOC138867906 gene encoding SUMO-specific isopeptidase USPL1-like, which produces MDRTKEEADKEKRIRSRKLEEHVAEEERKSIVNPQEQPTNHYSIVNPQEQPTNPYSIVNTQEQPTNPYSIVNPQEQPTNPYSIVNTQEQPTNPYSIYSEHPRTTHYPYSIVNTQEQPTNPYSIVNTQEQPTNPYSIVNTQEQPTNPYSIVNTQEQPTNPYSIVNTQEQPTNPYSIVNPQEQPTNPYSIVNTQEQPTNPYSIVNTQEQPTNPYSIVNTQEQPTNPYSTVNPPRAPTEYIPLPYLLPN; this is translated from the exons ATGGATAGAACGAAGGAGGAAGCAGATAAAGAGAAACGTATTCGGAGTCGTAAACTAGAAGAGCATGTggcggaagaggaaagaaagag TATAGTGAACCCCCAAGAACAACCCACTAACCACTACAGTATAGTGAACCCCCAAGAACAACCCACTAACCCCTACAGTATAGTGAACACCCAAGAACAACCCACTAACCCCTACAGTATAGTGAACCCCCAAGAACAACCCACTAACCCCTACAGTATAGTGAACACCCAAGAACAACCCACTAACCCCTACAGTATA TATAGTGAACACCCAAGAACAACCCACTACCCCTACAGTATAGTGAACACCCAAGAACAACCCACTAACCCCTACAGTATAGTGAACACCCAAGAACAACCCACTAACCCCTACAGTATAGTGAACACCCAAGAACAACCCACTAACCCCTACAGTATAGTGAACACCCAAGAACAACCCACTAACCCCTACAGTATAGTGAACACCCAAGAACAACCCACTAACCCCTACAGTATAGTGAACCCCCAAGAACAACCCACTAACCCCTACAGTATAGTGAACACCCAAGAACAACCCACTAACCCCTACAGTATAGTGAACACCCAAGAACAACCCACTAACCCCTACAGTATAGTGAACACCCAAGAACAACCCACTAACCCCTACAGTACAGTGAACCCCCCAAGAGCACCGACAGAGTACATACCCCTACCGTATCTTTTACCCAACTGA